A window of the Gossypium arboreum isolate Shixiya-1 chromosome 2, ASM2569848v2, whole genome shotgun sequence genome harbors these coding sequences:
- the LOC108466736 gene encoding probable xyloglucan endotransglucosylase/hydrolase protein 10, whose product MNNCLKCRALVISLLILNLFRVSVASVVSTGDFNKDFFVMWAPDHVNTSSNGRERSLKLDQVSGSGFASNQMFLFGQMDMQIKLVPGNSAGTVLAYYLASDQPNRDEIDFEFLGNVSGQPYIVQTNIYVDGFDNREERIYLWFDPTEDFHTYSILWNLHQIVFMIDSIPIRLYRNHAEKGVAYPRWQPMSIKTSLWNGDSWATRGGLDKIDWSKSPFIASFKNYTIDACVWKGNPRFCRADSSANWWNKRSFSTLTRVQKRWFKWVRNYHMVYDYCQDNQRFQNNLPKECFLPKY is encoded by the exons ATGAATAACTGTTTGAAATGCAGGGCCTTAGTTATCAGCCTTCTTATCTTGAATCTCTTTCGAGTTTCAGTAGCTTCGGTTGTTTCCACCGGAGACTTCAACAAAGACTTCTTCGTGATGTGGGCTCCTGATCATGTAAACACTTCATCTAATGGCAGGGAAAGAAGCCTGAAACTTGATCAAGTATCTG GATCTGGTTTTGCATCAAACCAAATGTTCTTATTTGGTCAAATGGACATGCAAATTAAACTAGTGCCAGGGAACTCAGCAGGGACAGTGTTGGCCTACTAT TTGGCATCGGATCAACCTAATCGAGATGAGATAGATTTTGAGTTTCTTGGCAATGTGAGTGGCCAGCCATATATAGTGCAAACAAATATCTATGTTGATGGTTTCGACAACCGTGAAGAGAGGATTTATTTATGGTTTGATCCAACAGAGGACTTCCATACATATTCCATACTATGGAATCTTCATCAAATTGT GTTTATGATAGATTCAATTCCTATTAGATTATATAGAAACCATGCAGAAAAGGGAGTGGCATATCCTAGGTGGCAGCCAATGAGCATAAAAACCAGCCTATGGAATGGGGACAGCTGGGCGACACGCGGGGGATTAGACAAAATTGATTGGTCAAAGAGTCCTTTCATAGCTTCATTCAAGAATTACACCATTGATGCCTGTGTTTGGAAAGGAAATCCAAGGTTTTGTAGGGCGGATAGCTCAGCCAACTGGTGGAACAAACGCAGTTTTAGCACTCTAACCAGGGTACAGAAGAGATGGTTCAAATGGGTGAGGAACTACCACATGGTTTATGATTATTGCCAAGATAACCAAAGATTCCAAAATAATCTTCCCAAGGAATGCTTCCTTCCCAAGTACTAA